The genomic segment CGGCAGCGACGGTCGCCGTGACCTTTTCCGATTGCTCAGCCGAGCTCGTCAGCGTTCCCGCGGAGGCTTCCAGCTCGGAGGATGCCGACGAGACGGTGTTGATGACGTCGCCGATCATGGCTTCGAACTCACGCGCGACCTGATCCATGCGCTGGCTGCGCTTCAGCTTCGCTTCCGCTTCGGTCGCGGCCGCCTCGTCGGCGGACTTCTTGGCGAGCAGCGAATCCTTGAAATGCTGGAGCGAGCCGGCGACCTGGCCGATCTCGTCGCTGCGGCCCGTCGCGGGAATCTCGACCTCGTGCTGTCCTACGGCGAGCGCTCCGATCACGTCGGCGATCCGCCCGAGCGGCGTCACCACGCGCCTGCGCAGCATGATGGTCACGCCACCGAGCGTGCCGAGCAGGGCCAGCACGGCGATTCCGGCGAGCGCGAGCATCGCCAGCGCGCCGTCGCGCGCGGCCGAGGCACGCTCGGCGGCTTCCGCCAGCGCAGCATCGCGCACGCCGTAGAACATCTGGATGGCCGGGACGATGACCTTCGCCAGCTCGTCGGCGGTGATGCCGTACTTGCCGTCGCTCTTCGCCGCAGGCATCTCCTTCTCCACGACCGAGGCTGCTTTTCCAAAATAGGATTCCGTCGCGGCCTTCAGCGTCGTGGCGATCCGGGGCGGATTGCCGAGCTGCTCCATACCGGCTTCGATGCGCTCACGGTCGGCTTCGACGCGTCCCTGCATGCGATCCATCAGCGCGAATTCGGCCGCCGCCAGGGGGCGGCGTGCGGACAGCGCCGGCGACAATGTGGCCGCGCGGCTGCCGGCCGAAACGCGCAGATCCTGCGCCGTTCGCGCCAGGCTCAAGAGCGCGGCGAGCGAGGAATCGGCATTGACGACCTGTCCTTCGAGCCGGTTCATGATGGGCTCGATGTTGCTGATAACCTCGGCAACGGCAGGCAGGAAGCCCTTGACCACAGCGCTGTCGCGCGCCGCAAGGGGAACGCTCATTGCGCGATCGGCCGCCGTGTAAACGTCCTTGAGCCGACGGGCGGCGCGATCCAGGATTTCGATCATCGCGGCGCCGTCATCGACCGCCATGAGCGCGCGTCTTGCGGCCTCGAATCCGGCATCGGCCGCTTTCGCCGCCTTCCCGGCAGCTTCGGTCTGCGCCTGCGTTGCCGCGCCTTCCTGGAAGATGGGGGTGATGTAGGGCGCACGAAGGCCAGCGACGTGCTGGCTCACTATTAGCATCGCACCGAACGCTTCCACCGTCTTGATCGCGTCGGAGCGGTTCGTGAAGATGCGCGTCTGCGGTATAAGCACCTCGGCGCCGAGAATGACTGCAAACACCGTCACCGTCAGCATCGACAGCGCGAAAAGCTTCCCGATCCGCATCCTCAGGTCTCCGAATATTATTTCTGCAAGCGCGAAAACTAGCCGCCGGCCACTAAGGGCTCGTTAAGCAACGGTCCGTAGTTCCGCGGGGTGGCGGGTCATCGCGGGACCCCTTGGCACGCTGTCCGGTTCCCTTTGCCCGACGAATGCGCAGAATCGCCAGCACTTCCGCACCGAATACCTATATCAATGGCTTGCGCCGGCCCCGGTCACACTTGCTTACCTCCGGAACGTCAATGCTTTCGCTCGAACTCGTCATCGTCGTCGTCCTGATCGTCATCAACGGCCTGCTCTCGATGTCCGAGCTGGCCGTGGTCTCGTCCCGTCCGGCACGGCTGTCGCTGCTCGCGGCCAAGGGCGTGCGCGGCGCCGAACGGGCGCTGACGCTGGCGGCCGATCCCGGCAAGTTCCTGTCCACGGTGCAGATCGGCATCACGCTGGTCGGCGTGCTCTCCGGCGCGTTCTCCGGCGCCACGCTCGGGCAGCGGCTGACGCAATGGCTGCTCGAGTTCGGTCTGGCCCCCGGCATTGCCGAGATCGTCGGCGTCGGCATCGTGGTCACTCTCATCACCTACGCCACCCTGATCGTCGGCGAGCTGGTGCCGAAGCAGGTGGCGCTGCGCGACCCCGAAAGCATCGCGGTGCGGGTCGCGCCGGCGATGCACGCGCTTGCGAAAATATCGCTGCCGCTGGTCTTTCTGCTCGACATCTCCGGCAAGCTGATCCTCGCGCTGCTCGGCCGCGGCGGCAAGGCCGAGGAGAAGGTCTCGGAGGACGAGATCCATCACCTCGTCAGCGAGGCCGAGAGCGCCGGCGTGCTCGAGCCCGGCGAGAAGGAGATGATCGCCGGCGTGATGCGGCTCGGCGACCGGCCGGTCGGCGCGGTCATGACGCCGCGCACCGAGGTCGACGAGATCGACCTGAACGACGATCCCGCCGCCGTCCAGGAGATCATCGCCAAGAGCCCGCATTCGCGCTTTCCCGTCTCCGACGGCGACCGCGACAAGCCGATCGGCGTGCTCCAGGCCAAGGACCTGCTGGTCGCCTACATGAACGAACGCAACCCGGACTTGCGCGCGCTCGTGCGCGAGGCGCCCGGCATCCCGGTGTCGGCAGATGCGCGCGACGTGCTGACCATCCTGAAAGCGGCGCCCGTTCACGTCGGGCTCGTCTACGACGAATACGGCGCGTTCGAAGGCATGGTGACGGCCGCCGACATCCTCGAGTCGATCGTCGGCGCCTTTCATTCCGAGGAAGGACCGCCCGAGCCGGCCTTCATCCGGCGCGACGACGATTCGCTGCTGATCTCCGGCTGGATGCCGGTCGACGAGTTCGGCGAGCTGCTCGGCATCGAGCTGCCGCCGCATCGCTACAACACAGTCGCAGGCCTCGTGCTGCAACAGTTCAGCATGCTGCCCAATGTCGGCGACGCCTTCGATTTCGGCGGCTGGCACATCGAGGTGGTCGATCTCGACGGGCGGCGGATCGACAAGATCTTGGCCAGCCGGCTGGGCGAGCAGGCGGCGGCGTGAGCGCGCCTCACCCGAACCGCACCCCGATCCGCTTTTCCTTGCGCCAGACCACGGTGCAGCGCAGATGCCTGCCGTCGGCCTGAACGAACAGGGTGAAATGATCTGGAATGCCGACGGGGCTGGTGACGTCGAGTGCGGCGCCGGTGTCGGAGAGATTGCGGACGGTGCAGTCGATCGCGCCGCCGCCGAACTCGATCGTTCCGGCCTTCAGCACGCGATGTCGGGCTTTGTCGCGTCGCTCGTCCATGGGGCAAATCTACACCCAAAGTTGAACCAGAGGTTAAACCCACCCTCCGCTCTCGGCAATTTGACGCCTCTGGCCTGCGGCAGCGGCGGCCGGAATGTCACAGCGCGGGCTGGAACGTCTCGGCGCGCGCCATCTGCCAGGCGTCGCGGAACCGCGGGTCTTCCGTGCCTTCGAGCAGCTCGCCCGGACGCAGCGCCGGATAGAGCTGCGCGAAGGACTTCACCTGGGTCGTCGACGTCCGTTGGCTGAAATGGATCGGCCGCAGCTGCTGCGGATGTTCGAGGCCGGCCGCAGCGATCAATTCGGTCAGCGAGTGCAGCGTGGCGTGGTGATAATTGTGCACGCGATCGATCTTGAGCGGCACGTAGAGCGCGCGCGCCCGCGTTGGGTCCTGCGTCGCCACCCCCGTCGGGCAGCGATCGGTGTGGCAGCTCAACGACTGGATGCAGCCGAGCGAGAACATGAAGCCGCGCGCCGAGTTGCAATAGTCGGCGCCGATCGCCATCGCCCGCGCCATGTCGAAGGCGGTGGCGATCTTGCCGGAGGCGCCGATCTTGATGCGGTCGCGCGCATTGATGCCGACCAGCGCATTGTGGACGAAACTGACGCCCTCGCGCATCGGCATGCCCAGATGATCCATGAACTCCAGCGGCGCCGCGCCGGTGCCGCCCTCATTGCCGTCGACGACGATGAAATCCGGATAGATCCCGGTCTGAAGCATCGCCTTGCAGATCGCCAGGAACTCCCAGGGATGGCCGATGCACAGCTTGAAGCCGGCCGGCTTGCCGCCGGAGAGGCGGCGCATCTCGGCGATGAACTGCATCATGCCGACAGGCGTGGAGAACGCGCGGTGCGAGGCCGGCGAGATGCAATCCTCGCCCATCGCGACGCCGCGGATCTTGGAGATCTCCTCGGAGACCTTGGCCGCCGGCAGCACGCCGCCATGGCCGGGCTTGGCACCCTGGCTGATCTTGAGCTCGACCATCTTGATCTGGTCGTCGCCGGCGACGCGCGCGAACGCTTCGGGATCGAAGCTGCCGTCGAGATGACGGCAACCGAAATAGCCGGAGCCGATCTCCCAGATGATGTCGCCGCCCATTTCGCGGTGATAGGGGCTGACGCCGCCCTCGCCGGTGTCGTGCGCGAAGCCGCCCTGCCTGGCACCGGCATTCAATGCCCGCACCGCATTCGGGCTGAGCGCGCCGAAGCTCATCGCCGAGATGTTGAACACCGAGGCCGAATAGGGCCTTGCGCAATCCGGTCCACCGATCACGACACGGAATTTCTCCGTGGCATGCGCCTTCGGCGAGACCGAGTGATGCATCCACTCGTAGCCCTCGCGATAGACGTCCTCCTGTGTGCCGAATGGGCGCTTGTCGAGCTCCATCTTGGCGCGCTGATAGACCACCGCGCGGGTGTCGCGCGAGAACGGCATGCCGTCCTTCTCGCTCTCGAAGAAATATTGCCGCATCTCCGGGCGGATTTCTTCGAGCAGGAAGCGGATATGCGCGGAAATCGGATAATTGCGCAGCACCGCGTGGCTCTTCTGCAGGAGATCGCGGACGCCGAGCAGGGTCAGCGCGCCGAAGATCAGGATCGGGATCAGCAGGATGTCGAAGATCTTGCGGTCGGCGATGCCGACGCCGATCAGGAGCGCGGTGACCACCGCGCAGATCGTCAGCACGATGAAGCGCGGCGAGAAGGGCAGCAGCAGGGTTTCCATGATCCCCTCCTCCGCCAGCGGCAGGCGTTTCGGGGATGCATGCGTCTTGGTGTCGTCGGCCACGTTTCCGATCCTCTCGCCAGCAGAAGGCGTCACGATACGCCCGCGCTTGTCATACGGATATGACGCCGCCCTTGTTTCAGGCTAGCGAATTCGGTCGAGACAAATCAATCAGCCGGATGGACGGGTTTTGCAGTGCAGCAGAGGGACGGGTTAGGCGGCAAGCGGCCGCAACCAAGCAGTGTCCCGGGCAAGCGCAAGCGCAGACCCCGGACCCAGAATGCAACGCCAAGCGATGCGGAGAGATGGGCCCCGGCTCTGCAGCGGACCGCCGAAGGGGCGCTGCGCTGCGTCCGGGGCACGATGGCGTGGCGCTCAGCGCTCGACGAAGGCCTTCTCGATCACGAAATGGCCGGGCTTGTTGCCGCTGCCTTCGACGAAGTCGCGGCTCTCGAACATCGCCTTCAGCTCTTCGAGCATCGCCGGGCTGCCGCACATCATGATGCGGTCGGTTGCGATGTCCAGCGGGCCTTGCCCGATGTCGTTGAAGATCTGCTCGGAGCTGATCAGATCGGTGATGCGGCCGCGGTTCCGGAACGGCTCGCGGGTCACGGTCGGGTAGTAGACGAGCTTGTCTGCGAGCAGCTCGCCGAACAGCTCATCCTCGCGCAGGGTCGCAACCAGCTTCTCGCCATAGGCGAGCTCGGAGACCTGGCGGCAGCCATGCACCAGCACGATCGTTTCGAACTGCTCGTAGACCTCGGGGTCCTTGATCAGGCTGGCGAACGGCGCAAGGCCGGTGCCGGTCGAGAGCAGCATCAGCCGCTTGCCGGGAAGCAAATTGTCGGTGATCAGCGTGCCGGTCGCCTTGCGGCCGACCAGGATGGTGTCGCCTTCCTTGATCTTCTGCAGGCGCGAGGTCAGCGGACCGTCCTGCACCTTGATCGAGAAGAACTCGAGCTCTTCCTCGTGGTTGGCGCTCGCCATGCTGTAGGCGCGCAGCAGCGGCCGGCCATCGACCTCGAGGCCGATCATGGCGAACTGGCCGTTCTGGAACCGGAAGCCGGTGTCGCGGGTGGCGCGGAAGCTGAACAGCGTGTCGGTCCAGTGGTGGACGGAAAGAACCTTCTCTCGGTAAAACGCGCTCATGATTTTCGATATTCCGAATAGCTGCGGTTTTAGGGCAAAAGCGTTGCCCGGCCCTGAAACGGGGCGGTCACCATTTGCCATGGCGGAGGATTTCGCGTGTGTGATCTACGCCATTGAGACCAATAATCAACCTCGTTTCGGATGCAATTGATGCCGGTCAAACCGGCATTTGCGGCAGAACTGGTCACATCATTAAGGAATCTGCTGCCTGGCGCGCGCGGAGGATAATTTCTTTTCCCTCGCGGGCTTCATTGCAGCACTTAATTTCCGCCGCGCTCGCGGGAATTTCATTAAGAATAGCTCTGATTTTCACCCGGTTTGGCGCCGATGCCCGCATTTTTGCGGCTTTTGGCGCCAGGGACGACGAAACACCATGGCAAGCGGCGAGCGGATCTTCGTTCAGGCGATCGGGCGCTATTGCGCGGCGCGGGGCATCGCGGTCGATGTCCGCTCCGCCGGCTGGCTCATCGCGATGCGCCGGGGGCCGCGGCGGCACTTCGCCTTCGGCTACGACATCGGCCTCAACAGCGCTATCGCCCATCGCCTCGCCAACGACAAATCAGCCACCGCCGAGGCGCTGACGCTGGCGGAGGTGCCCTGCATTCCGCATCGGCTCTTCCTCAACCCGAAGCTGGGCGTGCATGTCACCGGCGCCGATTGGCGCGAGGGGATGCTGGCGCTGCTCGCCGAAAATCCGAAGGGCGTTGTGGTGAAGCCGAACGAGGGGACATCGGGGCGATCGGTGTTCAAGGTCACGACCGAGGCGGAGCTCGACCACGCGGCCGGCGAGGTCTTTTCGATGAGCACGGGGCTCGTGATCTCACCCTATGTCGCGATCGAGGAGGAGGTCCGCGTGGTGCTGCTCGATGATGCGCCCCGCGTCGTCTACAGCAAGCAGCGCGGCTCGGACTGGCGGCACAATCTCGATGCCGGCGCAAAGCCGGTGCTGCTGCAGGACGGCGAGGTCCGCGCGGCCTGCGTGAAGCTCGCGATCGATGCCGCGCGCGCCATCGGCATCGTCTTTGCCTCGATCGACGTGGTTCGTGTCGGCGGCGAATGGAAGGTGCTCGAGATCAATTCCGGCGTGATGATGGAGGCGCTGGCCAAGCTGCATCCGGCTCTGGTGCAGGCGACCTATGACGCGGCGCTGGACCGGGTGTTTGATAAAACTTAGCTGCAAGCACGCTGCACCCTCTCCCCTTGTGGGAGAGGGTGGCTCACCGCGTAGCGGTGAGACGGGTGAGGGGTCTCTTTCCGCGCGCGAGCCTCTTGCAACAGGACTCGCGGATGCACCCCCTCATCCGGCGCTTCGCGCCACCTTCTCCCACAAGGGGAGAAGGGAAGTAAGCGCTAATTATTCGCGCTCGCCGAATCGTCCATGGCTTTGAACGCCTCTTCCAGCTGCAGCGAGATCGGCACGTTCAGGCGCTCGCCTGTGGGCAGCCTTGCGGTGAACCATTTGTTGTAGAGCGGGACGAGGTCGCGGTTGGAGCCGAGCTTGCGGAAGGCGCGCTCGACCACGGCGGCGAGTTGCGGCTCGCCCTTCCTGAACATGATGCCGTAGGGATCGTAGGACAGATAGTCGCCGGTGACGCGGAACTTGTCCTGCGCCTTGTGGCGCGCGATCAGGCCGAACAGCAGGATGTCGTCGGTCGCGAACGCGTCGGCCTTGCCGTCGGCGAGCATCTGGTACGATTGCTCGTGGTCGGGCGAGGTGACGATGTTGAGGCCGAGCGAGAACTTCTTGTCGGCCGCATGCATCGCCTGCTCGTTGGTGGTGCCCTTGGTCACCACCACGGTCTTGCCCTTGAGATCGGTGACCGAAGCGACGGTCGAGGCCTTCGGCACCATCAGCTTGGTGCCGGCGACGAACATCAGCGGGGAGAAGGCGACGCGCTTGCCACGCTCGGCATTGGCCGTGGTCGAGCCGCATTCGAGATCGATCTTGTTCTGGAGCACGGCGTCGATGCGGTCGTCCGAGGTGACCTTGACGTAGTCGATCCTGAGATTGGAATCGTCGACCTCGACGCCGATCTCCTCGACGATGGCTTCGCACAGTTCGAGGCTGTAGCCGATCGGCCGTCCCGACTGGTCGAGGAACGAGAACGGCGGTGAGCTCTCGCGATAGCCGAGCCGCACGGTGTGGGCCGACTTGATGGCCGACAGTGTCGGGCTGAGCCCTTCGCCGGCGGTCTGGGCGTGTGCCGACGTCGCGCACGAGGAGGCCGCGAGCAACGACGCGGCGAGCAAGAGGACGCCTGAGGTCAGCGGCCTCGCCAATATCCTGCCCATGGCGCGCTCCTATCCATGGCCGGCCATCGCGGGCACCTCGCCCGGGACCACGTCGTCGGGCACGACGTCGCCAGGGCCAAGCTCGTGCTCGGGGCCGAGCTCGCCCTCCCATTTGGCCACGACCGAGGTCGCAAGCGTGTTGCCGATCACGTTGGTGGCGCTGCGGCCCATGTCGAGGAAGGTGTCGATGCCCATGATCATCAGGAGGCCCGCCTCGGGAATGTTGAACTGCGCCAAGGTCGAGGCGATCACGACCAGAGAGGCGCGCGGCACGCCGGCGACGCCCTTCGAAGTGATCATCAGTGTCGCCAGCATCGCGAGCTGGGTGCCGAGCGGCATGTCGATATGATAGCTCTGCGCGATGAAGACGGCCGCGAAAGTGCAGTACATCATCGTGCCGTCGAGATTGAAGGAATAGCCGAGCGGCAGCACGAAGCTCGAGATTCGCGACGAGGCGCCGAAGCGGTTGAGCGCCTCGAGCGTCTTCGGATAGGCCGCCTCCGAGCTCGCGGTCGAGAACGCGATCATCAACGGCTCGCGGACCAGCTTCAAGAGATGGCTGTAGCGCGGACCGATCACGATGAAGCCGACGATGACCAGGATGGTCCACAGGATCGCCAGCGAGAGATAGAAGCCGCCCATGAACACAATGAGCTTCCACAACACGGCGAGACCGTTCTTGGCCACCGTTGCGGTGATCGCCGCCCACACCGCGAGCGGCGCGAACAGCATGACGTAGGCGGTCACCTTCAGCATGATGTGGCCGACGTCGTCGATCATGGCGAGGATCGGCTTTGAGCGTTCGGGCATGGAGCCCATCGCCACCGAAAAGAACACGGCGAAGATCACGATCTGCAGAATCTCGTTCTGCGCCATCGCATCGGCGATCGAGGTCGGAATCAGATGGGTGAGGAATTTCTCGATGGAGAAGGCCGAGACCGGCAGGCCGGTCGATTGACCCGCCTGCGGCAGCGTGCCGGGGAAGTTGGCGCCGGGCTGCAGCAGATTGACCATGATCAGGCCGAGCAGCAACGAGACGAAGGATGCGCTGACGAACCAGCCCATCGTCTTGGCGAAGATGCGGCCGAGCTTGGAGCCCGAGCCCATATGGGCGATGCCGCCGACCAGGGTCGCGAACACCAGGGGCGCGATGATCATCTTGATCAGGCGCAGGAACATCATGGCGATCAGGTTGATGGAGGAGGCCCAGTCGGCGCGCGTGTCCGGCAGGAAGTTGTAGATCGCCGAGCCCATGACGATGCCCAGCACCATCGCGGCCAGAATGTATTGCGTGAACCTGTTGGACATCGCTTACCCCCACGTACACCGGCGCTTCATAGTGTCGCAGATATGACAGCGACGCAACACGCTTTGCGTGCACGCGCCAGGGCGCGATGTTCCCGTTGCGCAACGCCAGCGCGCGATCTAGCCTTCGTGCAGCGCACAACACATGCGGCTTGCACGTTTTCCTTGCGGCGGCTGCACCAATAATCGTCAAACAAATGAAGAGGGAAACGCCATGAGCGGCAACATCAATCGCCAGATTCTGCTGGTGGAAAAGCCCAGCGGCAAGCTCGCCCCCGAGCATTTCAAGATGATCGAGGGCGCGATGCCGGAACCGAAGGACGGCGAGGCCTTGCTGCGCGTGCGCTACATCTCGCTCGACGCAGCCAACCGCGCCTGGATGCACGGCGCGACCTATCGTTCGGCCGTCGAGGCCAACAGCGTGATGGCCGGCGGCGCCATCGCCGAAGTCGTCAGCTCAAAAGCGCCAGGGCTTGCGCCCGGTGACATCGTGTTCGGCGACACCGGCTGGCAGGAATTTGCCGCGGTGCCGGCGAAGCATCTGACCAAGATGCCGAAGCTCGAGCCGATGACGCATCTGCTCAGCGTGTTCGGCATCGCCGGCCTCACCGCCTATTTCGGCCTGCTGGAGGTCGGCAAACCCAAGGAGGGCGAGACGGTCGTGGTCTCGGCGGCCGCGGGATCGGTCGGCTCGATCGTCGGACAGATCGCCAAGATCAAGGGCTGCCGCGTCATCGGCATCGCCGGCGGCGTCGACAAGTGCCGCTGGCTGACCTCCGAGCTCGGTTTCGATGCCGCCGTCGATTACAAGGACGGCGCGGTGTTCAAGGCGTTGCGCGCGGCTGCGCCCAAGGGCATCGACGTCTATTTCGACAATGTCGGCGGCGACATTCTGGAAGCCTGCCTGCCGCAAATGAACAATTACGGCCGCATCGCCTGCTGCGGTGCGATCTCGCAATATGACGGCGCGCCCGCCGCGCATGGCCCGCGCGGCGTTCCCGGGCTGATCGTGGTGAAGCGGCTCGTGATGCAGGGCTTCATCGTGATGGACTACATGAAGGACAGCCAGCGCGCGCTCGCCGATCTCCAGTCCTGGGTGAAATCCGGCAAGCTCAAAGTGCAGGAGGACATCATCGACGGCCTCGAGAACACGCCGAAAGCGTTGATCGGTTTGCTCGCAGGCGAGAACCGCGGCAAGCGCATGGTGAGACTGACGACCTAGTCGCGTCGCGATTGCGGCGACATTATCCACTTGCGGTAGAGGCCAAAGCGGCCAAAGATGCCGCTCGCGAGCTGACCCTCGCGACGATTGCGCTTGCATATCTTTTCAAAAATAGTCGGCATTCCCGACCGGGCAGGAATTCATGCAAATGTTCAACACGTTGAAACATGCATCGGCGCGCACCGCGTTGCTGGCGACGGCACTCTTCGCAAGTGCAACAGGAGCGTTCGCGCAGACCGAGGCCGAGAAGAACGCCATCCGGTCCGCATGCCGCTCCGACTACATGGCGCATTGCTCAAGCGTGACGCCCGGCGGAGTGGAGGCGGTTCAATGCCTCGCCAAGAACATGTCGAGCCTGTCGTCGGGGTGCCAGGCTGCCGTTCGCGCGGTCGAGCAGGCCGCCGCGCCGAAGACCGAAGCGGCGCCCGCCAAATCTGAACCGGCCAAGTCTGAGCCCGCAAAGACGGAAGCGGCGCCCGCCGCCGAGCCCGCAGCCAAGCCGGCAGCGGCAGCAAAGCAGCCGAGCCCCGCGCAGGTGTCCGCGATCAAGGGCGCCTGCCGCGGCGATTACCCCAAGGTCTGCGCCAGCGTGCCGCCGGGCGGCGCGCCCGCGGTCGAATGCCTGGAGAAGAACAAGGCGAAGGTGTCGGCGGGCTGCGCCAAAGCCATCAATGCGGCTTTCGGTGGCGGAGCGACCCCGCCTGCGTCCGGTGCTGCACCGGCCGCAGCGGCAGCGCCTGCCGCGGCACCTGCCGTCATCGTGCTGCGGCCCTTGCTGCCGCGCGAAGAGCTGTTCATCGCGCGGTCGGCCTGCGGCGCCGACATCCGCACCCTCTGCGCCGGCGTGGCGCCCGGCGGCGGCCGGATCATCCAATGCATTTCCACCCGGGCGGCATCGCTCTCGCCGGCCTGCAAGGAGGTGCTCGCGCCTTTCGCCGCCAGATAAGGCGGACGCAGCACGAAAGATGAATTGCGGCGTACGCGATCGGATGCGCGCACGCTGACATCGATGCTTTCTTCAGACGCAGCTTCGATCAAGACAAGCCCCGGGAGGACAACATGCGTTCATTGCTGCTCGTTGCTTCTGCGCTCTTCGCGTTCGCCGCCACCATGACCTTCGAGGCCACTGACGCCAATGCGGTGGTGTGCGCCCGCGGCGTGGTTCGCGCCGGCTGCGCCGGCCCCAATGCGGCCGTGGTCGTCCGCAAGCCCGTGCCGGTGGTCCGCTGCACCAGGGTTCTGGTGAACGGGGTCTATGTGAAGCGC from the Bradyrhizobium sp. WBAH42 genome contains:
- a CDS encoding amino acid ABC transporter substrate-binding protein, whose translation is MGRILARPLTSGVLLLAASLLAASSCATSAHAQTAGEGLSPTLSAIKSAHTVRLGYRESSPPFSFLDQSGRPIGYSLELCEAIVEEIGVEVDDSNLRIDYVKVTSDDRIDAVLQNKIDLECGSTTANAERGKRVAFSPLMFVAGTKLMVPKASTVASVTDLKGKTVVVTKGTTNEQAMHAADKKFSLGLNIVTSPDHEQSYQMLADGKADAFATDDILLFGLIARHKAQDKFRVTGDYLSYDPYGIMFRKGEPQLAAVVERAFRKLGSNRDLVPLYNKWFTARLPTGERLNVPISLQLEEAFKAMDDSASANN
- a CDS encoding ferredoxin--NADP reductase; the protein is MSAFYREKVLSVHHWTDTLFSFRATRDTGFRFQNGQFAMIGLEVDGRPLLRAYSMASANHEEELEFFSIKVQDGPLTSRLQKIKEGDTILVGRKATGTLITDNLLPGKRLMLLSTGTGLAPFASLIKDPEVYEQFETIVLVHGCRQVSELAYGEKLVATLREDELFGELLADKLVYYPTVTREPFRNRGRITDLISSEQIFNDIGQGPLDIATDRIMMCGSPAMLEELKAMFESRDFVEGSGNKPGHFVIEKAFVER
- a CDS encoding RimK family alpha-L-glutamate ligase, giving the protein MASGERIFVQAIGRYCAARGIAVDVRSAGWLIAMRRGPRRHFAFGYDIGLNSAIAHRLANDKSATAEALTLAEVPCIPHRLFLNPKLGVHVTGADWREGMLALLAENPKGVVVKPNEGTSGRSVFKVTTEAELDHAAGEVFSMSTGLVISPYVAIEEEVRVVLLDDAPRVVYSKQRGSDWRHNLDAGAKPVLLQDGEVRAACVKLAIDAARAIGIVFASIDVVRVGGEWKVLEINSGVMMEALAKLHPALVQATYDAALDRVFDKT
- a CDS encoding methyl-accepting chemotaxis protein; the protein is MRIGKLFALSMLTVTVFAVILGAEVLIPQTRIFTNRSDAIKTVEAFGAMLIVSQHVAGLRAPYITPIFQEGAATQAQTEAAGKAAKAADAGFEAARRALMAVDDGAAMIEILDRAARRLKDVYTAADRAMSVPLAARDSAVVKGFLPAVAEVISNIEPIMNRLEGQVVNADSSLAALLSLARTAQDLRVSAGSRAATLSPALSARRPLAAAEFALMDRMQGRVEADRERIEAGMEQLGNPPRIATTLKAATESYFGKAASVVEKEMPAAKSDGKYGITADELAKVIVPAIQMFYGVRDAALAEAAERASAARDGALAMLALAGIAVLALLGTLGGVTIMLRRRVVTPLGRIADVIGALAVGQHEVEIPATGRSDEIGQVAGSLQHFKDSLLAKKSADEAAATEAEAKLKRSQRMDQVAREFEAMIGDVINTVSSASSELEASAGTLTSSAEQSEKVTATVAAASEQASTNVQTVAAAAEEMASSVDEISRQVQDSARIAGEAVQQAGRTNEHVGELARAAGRIGDVVELISQIAGQTNLLALNATIEAARAGEAGRGFAVVASEVKALAEQTAKATGEISQQIAGIQAATEDSVGAIKSIGDTISRMSEIASAIAAAVEEQGAATREISRNVQQAARGTQQVSASIVDVQRGASQTGSASSNVLASARSLSGESSRLKTEVGKFLDAIRAA
- a CDS encoding PilZ domain-containing protein, yielding MDERRDKARHRVLKAGTIEFGGGAIDCTVRNLSDTGAALDVTSPVGIPDHFTLFVQADGRHLRCTVVWRKEKRIGVRFG
- a CDS encoding FMN-binding glutamate synthase family protein; its protein translation is METLLLPFSPRFIVLTICAVVTALLIGVGIADRKIFDILLIPILIFGALTLLGVRDLLQKSHAVLRNYPISAHIRFLLEEIRPEMRQYFFESEKDGMPFSRDTRAVVYQRAKMELDKRPFGTQEDVYREGYEWMHHSVSPKAHATEKFRVVIGGPDCARPYSASVFNISAMSFGALSPNAVRALNAGARQGGFAHDTGEGGVSPYHREMGGDIIWEIGSGYFGCRHLDGSFDPEAFARVAGDDQIKMVELKISQGAKPGHGGVLPAAKVSEEISKIRGVAMGEDCISPASHRAFSTPVGMMQFIAEMRRLSGGKPAGFKLCIGHPWEFLAICKAMLQTGIYPDFIVVDGNEGGTGAAPLEFMDHLGMPMREGVSFVHNALVGINARDRIKIGASGKIATAFDMARAMAIGADYCNSARGFMFSLGCIQSLSCHTDRCPTGVATQDPTRARALYVPLKIDRVHNYHHATLHSLTELIAAAGLEHPQQLRPIHFSQRTSTTQVKSFAQLYPALRPGELLEGTEDPRFRDAWQMARAETFQPAL
- a CDS encoding hemolysin family protein; translated protein: MLSLELVIVVVLIVINGLLSMSELAVVSSRPARLSLLAAKGVRGAERALTLAADPGKFLSTVQIGITLVGVLSGAFSGATLGQRLTQWLLEFGLAPGIAEIVGVGIVVTLITYATLIVGELVPKQVALRDPESIAVRVAPAMHALAKISLPLVFLLDISGKLILALLGRGGKAEEKVSEDEIHHLVSEAESAGVLEPGEKEMIAGVMRLGDRPVGAVMTPRTEVDEIDLNDDPAAVQEIIAKSPHSRFPVSDGDRDKPIGVLQAKDLLVAYMNERNPDLRALVREAPGIPVSADARDVLTILKAAPVHVGLVYDEYGAFEGMVTAADILESIVGAFHSEEGPPEPAFIRRDDDSLLISGWMPVDEFGELLGIELPPHRYNTVAGLVLQQFSMLPNVGDAFDFGGWHIEVVDLDGRRIDKILASRLGEQAAA
- a CDS encoding dicarboxylate/amino acid:cation symporter, with amino-acid sequence MSNRFTQYILAAMVLGIVMGSAIYNFLPDTRADWASSINLIAMMFLRLIKMIIAPLVFATLVGGIAHMGSGSKLGRIFAKTMGWFVSASFVSLLLGLIMVNLLQPGANFPGTLPQAGQSTGLPVSAFSIEKFLTHLIPTSIADAMAQNEILQIVIFAVFFSVAMGSMPERSKPILAMIDDVGHIMLKVTAYVMLFAPLAVWAAITATVAKNGLAVLWKLIVFMGGFYLSLAILWTILVIVGFIVIGPRYSHLLKLVREPLMIAFSTASSEAAYPKTLEALNRFGASSRISSFVLPLGYSFNLDGTMMYCTFAAVFIAQSYHIDMPLGTQLAMLATLMITSKGVAGVPRASLVVIASTLAQFNIPEAGLLMIMGIDTFLDMGRSATNVIGNTLATSVVAKWEGELGPEHELGPGDVVPDDVVPGEVPAMAGHG
- a CDS encoding NADP-dependent oxidoreductase, yielding MSGNINRQILLVEKPSGKLAPEHFKMIEGAMPEPKDGEALLRVRYISLDAANRAWMHGATYRSAVEANSVMAGGAIAEVVSSKAPGLAPGDIVFGDTGWQEFAAVPAKHLTKMPKLEPMTHLLSVFGIAGLTAYFGLLEVGKPKEGETVVVSAAAGSVGSIVGQIAKIKGCRVIGIAGGVDKCRWLTSELGFDAAVDYKDGAVFKALRAAAPKGIDVYFDNVGGDILEACLPQMNNYGRIACCGAISQYDGAPAAHGPRGVPGLIVVKRLVMQGFIVMDYMKDSQRALADLQSWVKSGKLKVQEDIIDGLENTPKALIGLLAGENRGKRMVRLTT